In Thermorudis peleae, a genomic segment contains:
- a CDS encoding ArsR/SmtB family transcription factor yields MVPDRADVLWLKAKLFRGFADPARLAVLEALRDGPQTVARLRLLTGLTASNLSNHLRCLLDCGLVERQPAGRTAYYRLRDDRVAMVLALAEAVVTETAHGVAMCSNYELGDHHSVSPGCVEVAHGR; encoded by the coding sequence ATGGTTCCTGATCGTGCTGATGTGTTGTGGCTGAAGGCCAAGCTCTTTCGCGGCTTTGCTGATCCAGCGCGCCTCGCCGTCCTCGAAGCTCTCCGCGATGGCCCGCAGACGGTCGCACGCTTGCGGCTGCTTACCGGCCTGACTGCGTCGAACTTGTCCAATCACCTGCGTTGTCTGCTTGACTGCGGCCTCGTCGAGCGCCAGCCTGCTGGGCGAACGGCATACTACCGGCTCCGCGATGATCGGGTAGCGATGGTGCTTGCGCTGGCTGAGGCGGTCGTTACCGAGACTGCCCATGGCGTCGCCATGTGTTCGAACTATGAGCTTGGTGATCACCACAGCGTATCCCCTGGATGTGTGGAGGTGGCCCATGGCCGCTAA
- a CDS encoding GNAT family N-acetyltransferase, with amino-acid sequence MATPVYPAHREADVALRDGTTVHVRPVRPDDAPALQAFYEGLSLEARILRFFSPAVDLAAAARRDTEVDYVNDCTLIALAGPEARIVGVATYRRIRGERAEVGITIADDYQGRGLGTILIGHLAEIAAANGITIFEAIVLPENYRMVEVFRNLGVPVEVRTGPSEIRVIFPTSLTPEAIERFEQREQIAAASALRAFLCPRAVAVIGASRQRGTVGGELFHNLLDFGFNGPVYPVNRNAPVVQSVVAYPSIEEVPGPVDLAVIAVPAPAVPEVAEQCGRKGVRALVVVSAGFAEVGGEGRTLQDELLRICRAYGMRLIGPNCIGIINTDPEVRLNATFGPLPPLEGRIGFASQSGALGLAIIDYARSLGLGLSSFVSMGNKADISGNDLLNYWETDPRTSVILLYLESFGNPRKFSRIARRVGRVKPIVAVKSGRTAAGARAASSHTAALLSSSDVTVDALFRQSGVIRTETLEGLFDVAALLANQPLPPGRRVGILTNAGGPAILAADTCEAQGLTVPVLAQETQAALRAVLAPAASVTNPVDMTATATAEHYRQAIPILARDPSVDAVMVIFLPPLRLPEESVARAIVEAARDVNAQGKPVVSVFLSSHGVPEALRTADVRVPSYAFPEAAAIALARAAQYAAWRNRPVSQPPSFPDLRRDEAAAIVAGVLGRGGGWLDPAEIERLLACYGIPVAEQAFAETPEEAVEAALRIGFPVAVKGIAPGLLHKTDRGMIRLALASPEAVQAASRELLDRLKAEQSPATPVRLLVQRYVSGGVELLAGMTHDPHFGPVIVCGIGGVLAELVRDISVRLTPLTPEDAREMLEELKGYPVLQGYRGSPVVDLAALQDLLLRLSTLADDLPDIAELDLNPVIALPQGAVVVDARARIAPAQPPLPLSARTRPWW; translated from the coding sequence TCTTTTCTCCCGCAGTCGACTTGGCTGCTGCGGCCCGGCGCGATACCGAAGTGGACTATGTGAACGACTGCACGCTCATTGCGCTAGCCGGGCCAGAGGCGCGGATTGTCGGCGTCGCAACGTACCGGCGTATCCGTGGGGAGCGTGCGGAAGTCGGGATCACGATTGCGGATGATTACCAGGGGCGCGGTCTTGGCACGATTTTGATCGGGCACCTTGCCGAGATCGCTGCCGCTAACGGCATAACCATTTTCGAGGCGATTGTCTTGCCTGAGAACTACCGTATGGTCGAAGTCTTCCGTAACCTTGGTGTTCCCGTTGAGGTTCGAACTGGCCCTTCGGAAATTCGCGTCATCTTCCCCACCTCGCTCACGCCTGAAGCGATCGAGCGGTTTGAGCAGCGCGAACAGATTGCCGCGGCCAGTGCCTTGCGCGCGTTCCTGTGTCCACGGGCTGTTGCGGTCATTGGGGCGTCGCGCCAACGGGGAACGGTGGGCGGCGAGCTGTTCCACAATCTGCTCGACTTCGGCTTCAACGGCCCGGTCTATCCGGTAAACCGCAACGCGCCAGTGGTCCAGTCGGTGGTCGCATATCCCTCGATCGAGGAAGTTCCTGGGCCGGTTGACTTGGCGGTGATTGCGGTTCCAGCCCCGGCTGTGCCTGAGGTCGCTGAGCAGTGCGGTCGGAAGGGCGTGCGCGCCTTAGTGGTCGTCTCGGCTGGCTTTGCTGAAGTCGGTGGCGAGGGCCGAACCTTGCAGGATGAACTCCTGCGGATTTGCCGAGCATACGGTATGCGGCTTATTGGCCCAAACTGTATTGGCATCATCAATACCGATCCCGAGGTACGACTCAATGCAACGTTTGGCCCACTTCCGCCGCTGGAAGGGCGGATCGGGTTTGCTTCGCAGAGCGGCGCGCTTGGCCTCGCAATTATTGACTATGCGCGTTCGCTTGGGCTTGGCCTTTCGAGTTTCGTCTCGATGGGGAATAAGGCGGATATCTCTGGGAATGACTTGCTGAACTACTGGGAGACTGATCCACGGACAAGTGTCATCCTGCTGTACCTGGAATCGTTCGGGAATCCGCGGAAGTTCAGCCGCATTGCACGTCGTGTTGGCCGTGTGAAGCCAATTGTCGCGGTGAAAAGCGGACGAACCGCTGCCGGCGCGCGAGCAGCATCCTCGCATACGGCTGCGCTGTTGTCTTCGTCAGACGTGACCGTTGATGCGCTCTTCCGGCAGTCTGGTGTGATCCGCACAGAGACGCTCGAAGGGCTCTTCGATGTGGCGGCATTGCTCGCAAATCAGCCGCTGCCGCCCGGGCGGCGCGTTGGCATTCTCACCAATGCTGGCGGCCCGGCGATTCTGGCTGCTGATACCTGCGAGGCACAGGGGCTGACTGTGCCGGTCTTAGCGCAAGAGACGCAGGCAGCGTTGCGAGCCGTGCTTGCTCCAGCTGCGAGTGTGACGAATCCAGTCGATATGACGGCGACGGCAACGGCTGAGCATTATCGCCAAGCTATCCCGATCCTCGCCCGCGATCCATCGGTCGACGCCGTCATGGTGATCTTCTTGCCGCCGTTGCGCTTGCCTGAGGAGTCGGTTGCCCGGGCCATTGTCGAGGCAGCACGCGACGTCAACGCACAAGGCAAGCCGGTCGTCTCCGTCTTCCTCTCGTCTCACGGCGTCCCTGAGGCATTACGAACAGCTGACGTTCGTGTGCCGTCATATGCCTTCCCTGAAGCAGCCGCGATTGCTCTTGCCCGGGCAGCACAGTACGCTGCCTGGCGCAATCGTCCTGTTAGCCAGCCGCCGTCGTTTCCGGATCTCCGTCGTGATGAGGCGGCGGCAATCGTTGCTGGTGTCCTCGGTCGAGGAGGCGGCTGGCTTGATCCAGCAGAAATCGAGCGCCTGCTTGCGTGCTACGGCATTCCTGTCGCCGAGCAGGCATTTGCCGAGACGCCCGAGGAAGCGGTCGAAGCAGCATTGCGCATCGGCTTCCCGGTTGCTGTTAAAGGCATTGCACCGGGACTACTCCACAAGACCGATCGTGGCATGATCCGCCTCGCGCTTGCCTCACCGGAGGCGGTGCAGGCAGCGAGTCGCGAACTCTTGGATCGGCTCAAGGCCGAGCAGTCTCCAGCAACACCCGTCCGGCTCCTCGTCCAGCGGTACGTCTCCGGCGGCGTTGAGTTACTCGCTGGCATGACGCATGATCCCCACTTTGGCCCGGTCATTGTCTGTGGCATCGGCGGTGTCCTGGCCGAGCTTGTCCGAGACATTTCCGTCCGCCTGACCCCGCTCACGCCCGAAGACGCACGCGAGATGCTCGAAGAATTGAAAGGGTATCCCGTGCTGCAGGGTTATCGCGGTTCACCGGTCGTTGACCTTGCTGCGTTGCAGGACCTGCTGCTCCGGCTCAGTACCCTTGCCGATGATCTGCCTGATATCGCTGAGCTTGATCTCAACCCAGTTATTGCATTGCCACAGGGAGCGGTTGTCGTTGACGCTCGTGCCCGGATTGCGCCAGCTCAGCCGCCGTTGCCGTTAAGCGCCCGCACCCGTCCCTGGTGGTAG